From one Paenibacillus terrae HPL-003 genomic stretch:
- a CDS encoding TetR/AcrR family transcriptional regulator yields MSRPREFDVDRALQQSMEVFWEQGFKSTSYEDLTRMTGVKKQSLYCVFNDKRSLFLKALALYREQSVGTLKEIEAQASSPLDKLDSLRHSLLGGKSGCQGCLMVNSSLEFGTDDEQVMRENELMFEEVQQILEKIIRSGQEQQLISNHFSSKELAAYLNNTILGVRIMEKSGSSHEQIEAVLRTSFAMMLP; encoded by the coding sequence ATGAGCAGACCAAGAGAATTTGATGTCGATCGTGCATTGCAACAGTCTATGGAAGTATTCTGGGAACAAGGATTCAAGTCAACCTCTTATGAGGATCTTACTCGTATGACAGGGGTCAAGAAGCAAAGTTTGTATTGTGTATTTAATGACAAACGCTCATTGTTCCTCAAGGCGCTGGCACTCTATCGCGAACAGAGCGTAGGGACATTGAAGGAGATCGAAGCACAAGCCTCATCTCCGCTTGATAAACTCGATTCTTTGCGCCATTCACTTTTAGGCGGCAAATCCGGCTGCCAAGGATGTCTAATGGTGAATTCCTCACTGGAATTCGGAACAGATGACGAGCAGGTCATGCGAGAAAATGAGCTGATGTTCGAAGAGGTTCAACAGATTTTAGAGAAGATCATTCGTAGTGGTCAGGAACAGCAGTTAATTTCGAACCATTTTTCTAGCAAAGAGCTTGCAGCTTATCTAAATAACACCATACTGGGTGTGAGAATTATGGAGAAGTCCGGTTCATCGCATGAACAGATCGAGGCGGTTTTGCGTACGTCTTTTGCCATGATGTTGCCTTGA
- a CDS encoding MerR family transcriptional regulator, whose protein sequence is MFTIKEVADKTGITAHTLRYYEREGIMPSVKRDAGGNRFYDEESIEGLNFILALRSTGMPLSKIKQYVSLYLEGESTMAARKQILQDHRAKVEEDLRQTIKHLEQINYKLGLYYLQENGHMKMLL, encoded by the coding sequence ATGTTCACGATTAAAGAAGTGGCGGATAAAACAGGCATCACGGCACATACGCTTCGCTATTATGAGCGGGAGGGAATAATGCCTAGTGTCAAACGGGATGCAGGTGGTAACCGATTTTACGATGAAGAGAGCATAGAAGGGCTGAATTTTATTTTGGCTCTTCGCTCGACGGGGATGCCCCTTTCCAAAATTAAGCAATATGTAAGTTTGTACCTGGAAGGGGAGAGCACCATGGCTGCACGCAAGCAAATATTGCAGGATCATAGGGCAAAGGTGGAAGAGGATCTTAGACAGACCATAAAACATCTGGAGCAGATTAATTACAAATTGGGGCTGTATTACTTGCAGGAGAACGGCCACATGAAGATGCTGCTTTAA
- the ptsP gene encoding phosphoenolpyruvate--protein phosphotransferase — MSNNLKGIGASAGIAIAKAYRLEEPDLQIVKKSIGDKDAEKRRLEQAISRSKVELEKITEYVNRELGADKAEILAAQILVLNDPELLNPVYKNISTEGVNAEFALKGSADRFVSMLESMESEYMRERAKDISDVTKRVIAHLLGVQIPDPSLISEEVVIIAKDLTPSDTAQLNRRYVKGFTTDIGGRTSHSAIMARSMEIPSVVGTKQATARIENGVVVIVDGLEGDVIIDPSSEIIAQYEAKKAKYETQKAQWAKLVHEPTVTKDGVHVELAANIGTPADVKSVLENGGEAVGLYRTEFLYMGRDRLPTEEEQFASYKTVLEKMQGKPVVVRTLDIGGDKELPYLKLPKEMNPFLGFRAIRLCLEEQAIFRTQLRALLRASVYGNLKIMFPMIATVSEFREAKAIPILLSLGLDEFSMSATSILPVRTQIRELAGEQAKSMKEAVLSLKTSEEVVEFIKKTFYTHNFL, encoded by the coding sequence ATGAGCAATAACCTGAAAGGAATTGGCGCTTCAGCCGGTATAGCGATCGCCAAAGCCTACCGCCTGGAGGAGCCGGATCTTCAAATCGTAAAAAAGAGCATTGGAGACAAGGACGCCGAAAAACGGCGATTGGAGCAGGCCATCAGCCGCTCCAAAGTGGAGCTAGAAAAAATTACGGAATACGTAAACCGTGAGCTTGGCGCCGATAAAGCGGAAATCCTCGCCGCTCAGATATTGGTGTTAAATGACCCGGAACTATTAAATCCGGTTTACAAAAATATAAGTACGGAAGGCGTAAACGCGGAATTTGCCTTGAAAGGATCAGCCGACAGGTTCGTTTCCATGCTGGAATCCATGGAAAGCGAATACATGCGGGAACGCGCCAAAGATATCAGCGATGTAACGAAACGGGTAATCGCGCATTTATTAGGCGTGCAAATTCCCGATCCAAGCTTGATTTCCGAAGAAGTCGTCATCATCGCCAAGGATTTGACACCTTCCGATACCGCGCAGTTAAACCGCCGATATGTGAAAGGTTTTACGACGGATATCGGCGGCCGCACTTCCCATTCGGCAATCATGGCCCGCTCCATGGAAATCCCGTCTGTCGTCGGCACAAAACAAGCTACGGCCAGGATTGAAAACGGCGTAGTTGTCATTGTCGACGGTTTGGAAGGCGATGTCATCATAGACCCATCATCAGAAATCATTGCCCAATATGAAGCGAAAAAAGCAAAATACGAAACGCAAAAAGCACAGTGGGCCAAATTGGTTCATGAGCCGACGGTAACTAAGGATGGCGTGCATGTCGAACTGGCCGCGAACATCGGTACACCGGCTGATGTTAAAAGTGTGCTGGAAAATGGAGGAGAAGCGGTTGGACTTTACCGTACGGAGTTTCTTTATATGGGAAGAGACCGGCTTCCGACAGAGGAAGAGCAGTTTGCCTCTTATAAAACCGTTTTGGAAAAAATGCAAGGGAAGCCGGTAGTTGTCCGTACTTTGGACATCGGTGGCGATAAAGAACTGCCTTACTTGAAGCTGCCCAAAGAAATGAACCCTTTTTTAGGCTTTAGAGCGATTCGTTTATGCTTGGAAGAACAGGCTATTTTTCGCACCCAATTACGTGCCTTATTACGCGCAAGCGTATATGGGAATTTGAAAATCATGTTCCCGATGATCGCCACGGTTTCCGAATTCAGGGAAGCTAAGGCCATTCCTATATTGCTTAGTCTGGGGCTCGATGAGTTCTCCATGAGTGCAACGTCGATTCTTCCGGTGCGTACGCAAATCAGAGAGCTGGCCGGTGAACAGGCAAAAAGCATGAAGGAGGCCGTTCTTTCCCTGAAAACGTCGGAAGAGGTAGTCGAGTTTATAAAAAAGACATTTTATACCCATAACTTCTTATGA
- a CDS encoding PTS lactose/cellobiose transporter subunit IIA, whose amino-acid sequence MTSEQVAQEAMQIILHAGEARKHCTDALKDIEKSNFDEAKEKMKLANAEIVIAHRVQTNCIQKETEGAKGEYSVLFAHAQDTLMTVYSEINIAKRLIDIFESLNQRLIQLEMTNK is encoded by the coding sequence ATGACTTCGGAACAAGTAGCCCAAGAGGCGATGCAAATCATTTTGCACGCAGGGGAAGCAAGAAAACATTGTACGGATGCATTAAAGGATATTGAAAAAAGCAACTTTGATGAGGCTAAGGAGAAAATGAAATTAGCCAACGCGGAAATTGTCATCGCTCATCGCGTGCAAACGAATTGTATCCAAAAAGAAACGGAAGGAGCAAAAGGAGAGTACTCCGTTTTATTTGCCCATGCGCAAGATACGCTCATGACGGTCTATAGTGAAATTAATATTGCCAAGCGGTTAATTGATATTTTCGAGAGCTTGAACCAGAGATTGATCCAACTGGAAATGACTAATAAATAA
- a CDS encoding glycoside hydrolase family 1 protein gives MKNIPTGFPSDFLWGGAVAANQLEGAYNVDGKGLSVADINEYLDGIPLDKKSNLELTTDYIKEAIQSEGRIFPKRWGIDFYHTYKEDLKMLGELGLKTFRTSINWTRIFPNGDEAQPNEAGLKFYDDLIDEIIANGMEPMITLSHYEMPLHLTTAYKGWYSRELIDLFVRFGQVVFDRYHKKVKYWIIVNQINLIDHESFNHLGIAEDVVEDLASAKYQALHHEFVACGLITKYAKSLDPNLQIGMMLCGGPAYPATCRPEDIFATVRRNQMEYFFSDILLRGYYPGYAFRYFADNNITVEFAEGDEEALKNTADFMSFSYYYTRIYDAESMKNKTGPYRNTELPANPWGWTIDPIGLRTFLNLFYDRYQCPIYITENGIGYHDTLEEDGSIHDSYRVDYYRAHIEQMKEAIKDGVDLRGYYAWGPIDIISCSSSEMSKRYGFIYVDQDDRGNGSKKRLKKDSFSWMQKVIASNGENLD, from the coding sequence ATGAAGAACATTCCAACAGGATTCCCATCCGATTTTTTATGGGGGGGAGCGGTTGCCGCCAACCAATTAGAAGGTGCTTACAATGTTGACGGAAAAGGGTTAAGCGTAGCGGATATTAATGAATATTTGGATGGTATTCCTTTAGATAAGAAGTCGAATTTGGAGCTGACTACGGACTATATTAAAGAAGCCATTCAAAGCGAAGGTCGTATTTTCCCGAAACGTTGGGGAATTGATTTCTATCACACCTATAAAGAAGACTTGAAAATGTTAGGGGAACTGGGACTCAAGACCTTCCGCACCTCGATTAACTGGACAAGAATTTTTCCGAATGGCGACGAAGCTCAGCCTAATGAAGCAGGCTTGAAATTTTATGATGACCTGATCGACGAGATTATAGCGAACGGCATGGAGCCGATGATCACCCTGTCCCATTATGAAATGCCACTTCATTTAACGACGGCTTATAAAGGGTGGTACTCCAGAGAATTGATTGATTTATTTGTCCGCTTCGGCCAAGTGGTTTTTGACCGGTATCATAAAAAAGTGAAATATTGGATTATTGTTAATCAAATCAATTTGATTGATCATGAATCCTTCAACCACCTGGGCATTGCGGAGGATGTCGTGGAGGATTTGGCCTCCGCCAAATACCAAGCCTTGCATCATGAATTTGTTGCCTGCGGCCTGATCACGAAATATGCCAAAAGTCTGGATCCAAATTTGCAAATCGGGATGATGCTGTGTGGGGGACCGGCTTATCCGGCTACCTGCCGGCCGGAAGACATCTTTGCCACCGTGCGCAGAAATCAGATGGAGTACTTTTTCTCCGATATTCTGCTTCGCGGATATTACCCGGGTTATGCTTTCCGTTATTTCGCTGACAACAACATCACTGTCGAATTTGCAGAGGGCGATGAAGAGGCACTGAAAAATACGGCGGACTTTATGTCCTTCTCCTACTACTATACCCGCATTTATGATGCGGAAAGCATGAAAAACAAAACGGGACCTTACCGCAATACCGAACTTCCGGCCAACCCTTGGGGATGGACCATTGATCCGATCGGTCTGCGCACTTTTCTCAACCTGTTCTATGACCGGTATCAGTGCCCTATTTATATCACGGAAAACGGGATCGGTTACCATGACACCTTGGAAGAAGACGGATCCATCCATGATTCCTATCGAGTTGACTATTACCGGGCCCATATTGAGCAAATGAAAGAGGCCATTAAAGACGGGGTGGATTTAAGAGGTTATTATGCTTGGGGCCCAATCGATATTATTAGCTGTTCTTCCTCGGAAATGAGCAAACGCTATGGATTTATTTACGTCGACCAGGATGATCGTGGCAACGGTAGTAAAAAGCGCCTCAAAAAAGACAGTTTTTCTTGGATGCAAAAAGTGATCGCTTCTAATGGAGAAAATCTGGATTGA
- a CDS encoding phosphocarrier protein HPr produces MRKIFTVIDEVGIHTRPASILVQAASKYNAEVNIEYNGRTVNLKSIVGVMSLGVPQGAQIQIAAVGSDADKAIQGIEETLKNEGLGE; encoded by the coding sequence GTGAGAAAAATATTTACAGTCATTGACGAGGTAGGCATTCACACGCGTCCGGCTTCCATCTTGGTTCAAGCCGCAAGCAAATACAATGCGGAGGTTAACATCGAATATAACGGCCGAACCGTTAATCTGAAATCAATTGTGGGTGTCATGTCTTTGGGTGTTCCGCAAGGAGCGCAAATTCAAATTGCTGCGGTTGGTTCCGATGCTGATAAGGCGATCCAAGGGATTGAAGAAACCTTGAAAAACGAAGGGCTTGGCGAATAA
- a CDS encoding zinc-binding dehydrogenase — MLASSFELMAPLGRALIVGNASETPVNITSNTIWHNNIGVQGFNVGGYLLGNPSAGRPAAKVVLRLLEEGKLDIPLTVLPFNYAPEAHRRMDAKDITGRIVLRHEF; from the coding sequence ATGCTCGCTAGTAGCTTCGAATTAATGGCCCCACTTGGTCGTGCTCTAATTGTTGGCAATGCAAGTGAGACGCCAGTGAATATTACAAGTAATACAATTTGGCATAATAATATTGGAGTTCAGGGATTTAATGTTGGTGGCTATTTGCTTGGAAATCCCTCAGCTGGCCGTCCTGCGGCAAAGGTTGTTCTTCGACTACTTGAGGAAGGTAAGTTAGATATTCCTCTAACCGTTCTTCCGTTTAATTATGCGCCTGAGGCACATCGACGTATGGATGCCAAAGACATTACAGGTAGAATCGTCCTTCGACATGAGTTTTAA
- a CDS encoding YczE/YyaS/YitT family protein, which translates to MRLHIYPAFAKCIGRLVIVAVATLLSALAVNLFIECNIGSDTLTVLLDGLHKSLGVSIGLASFCISIVFLAAGLLLNHKSIGFSSIMYSFLIGPLINWFHPFIVNMELADLSLFNKIVIVILANFCFSMTYVLLMNFGNGMYAIDAVLRYTESRFGLRYDIGRIGVDAVFLSAGFFFGGIVGIGTVIAFVLTGPGTMLLEKMLFKFGRLYKLN; encoded by the coding sequence TTGAGGTTGCATATATACCCGGCTTTTGCGAAATGTATCGGTCGATTGGTTATTGTGGCCGTTGCCACCCTGTTGAGCGCTCTAGCCGTCAATTTATTTATCGAGTGCAATATAGGGTCCGATACATTAACGGTTTTATTGGATGGATTGCATAAAAGTCTCGGAGTTAGTATCGGTCTTGCAAGCTTTTGCATAAGTATTGTTTTTCTCGCTGCGGGTCTTTTGTTAAATCATAAATCAATTGGTTTTTCTTCCATCATGTATTCCTTTTTGATAGGACCCTTGATTAATTGGTTTCATCCATTTATTGTCAATATGGAGCTGGCGGATTTATCGCTATTCAACAAAATTGTCATCGTCATCCTAGCTAACTTTTGTTTCTCCATGACTTATGTGTTGTTGATGAATTTTGGCAATGGAATGTACGCGATAGACGCTGTTTTGCGGTATACGGAGTCAAGATTCGGGTTAAGGTACGATATCGGCAGGATCGGCGTAGATGCCGTCTTTTTAAGCGCCGGATTCTTTTTCGGGGGGATCGTGGGGATCGGAACGGTGATCGCCTTTGTTTTAACAGGACCGGGAACCATGCTGCTTGAAAAGATGCTATTTAAATTTGGAAGACTATATAAGTTGAATTAA
- a CDS encoding MBL fold metallo-hydrolase translates to MEISKGVEMLHLDFHGNMIHPILLWDREMAVLIDTGFPGQIEDLRVAMEKVGVSFDKLKVVILTHQDMDHIGSLPEILQECGNHVKVYAHELDKPYIQGEIPLLKDGHLENPPQGKVDDTLIDGQELPFCGRIRVIHTPGHTPDHISLYLKKSKTLIAGDSMYSVNGILGGIHVPTTPDITAARLSLKKYLDLDIASVVCYHGGLSNVNVNDQILGLSQGL, encoded by the coding sequence ATGGAAATTTCAAAGGGAGTAGAAATGCTTCATCTAGATTTTCATGGGAATATGATTCACCCCATTCTTTTGTGGGATCGAGAAATGGCTGTTTTAATAGACACAGGATTCCCAGGGCAAATTGAAGATTTACGCGTGGCCATGGAAAAGGTAGGAGTGTCGTTCGACAAACTAAAAGTTGTGATTTTGACGCATCAGGATATGGATCATATAGGCAGTCTTCCTGAGATTTTGCAGGAGTGTGGCAATCATGTTAAAGTATATGCACACGAACTGGATAAGCCGTATATTCAGGGGGAAATACCTCTTTTAAAAGATGGTCACCTTGAGAATCCCCCGCAGGGCAAAGTGGACGATACCTTAATAGATGGTCAGGAACTGCCATTTTGCGGCAGGATTCGCGTCATTCATACTCCTGGGCATACTCCTGATCATATCAGCCTTTATTTAAAGAAAAGTAAGACTCTCATTGCCGGGGATTCGATGTACAGTGTAAACGGGATTCTCGGGGGAATTCATGTCCCGACCACACCGGATATAACTGCAGCTCGTCTCTCATTGAAAAAGTATTTAGATCTCGACATTGCATCCGTGGTTTGTTATCATGGGGGATTAAGTAATGTAAATGTTAATGATCAGATATTAGGACTTAGCCAAGGATTATAA
- a CDS encoding NADH:flavin oxidoreductase: MNYSQSVEPLFQPIELGNLKLSNRIVMAPMTRQFSPDGIPGADVASYYRRRAENSVGLIVTEGTVINHPDASNLVNVPHFYGEAALHGWANVVSEVHEAGGRIIPQIWHMGAKGHVGDYSEAEITEIVQAFAQAASEAKRLGFDGIELHGAHSFLIDQFFYEKTNPRTDRYGGDTLARTRFAVEVIEACREVVGPEFPIVLRLSQWKSDDYQAKLAETPELLEQFLTPLVNAGVDIFHCSTRRFWEPEFEGSDLNFAGWTKKLTGKPTITVGSVGLDNEFMSLFTEGKGANNVGIDGLVQRLENEEFDMVAVGCSLLVDPAWAKKIREGRIDELIPFTSEATKVLI, encoded by the coding sequence ATGAATTATTCTCAATCAGTAGAACCACTGTTTCAACCTATAGAATTAGGCAACTTGAAATTATCCAATCGGATCGTGATGGCACCGATGACTCGTCAATTTTCTCCGGATGGTATACCAGGTGCAGATGTCGCTTCCTATTACCGCCGCAGAGCGGAGAACAGTGTGGGTCTTATTGTGACAGAAGGAACGGTAATCAATCATCCGGATGCATCCAATCTAGTTAACGTGCCGCACTTTTATGGCGAAGCTGCACTACATGGCTGGGCGAACGTAGTGTCAGAGGTACATGAGGCCGGTGGACGGATCATTCCACAGATCTGGCATATGGGAGCTAAAGGTCATGTTGGCGATTATTCGGAAGCTGAAATTACTGAAATCGTCCAGGCATTTGCACAGGCAGCCTCTGAGGCGAAGCGTCTTGGGTTCGATGGTATTGAGCTACACGGTGCGCACAGCTTTCTGATTGATCAATTCTTCTATGAGAAAACCAATCCTCGTACAGATCGTTATGGTGGGGATACGCTTGCACGCACACGCTTTGCAGTTGAAGTCATTGAGGCTTGCCGTGAGGTAGTTGGACCGGAATTCCCGATTGTTCTGCGTTTATCGCAATGGAAGAGTGATGATTACCAAGCTAAATTGGCAGAAACTCCGGAATTGCTGGAGCAATTCCTGACGCCACTTGTTAATGCGGGCGTCGATATTTTCCACTGTTCCACACGACGTTTCTGGGAGCCGGAATTCGAGGGCTCTGATCTGAACTTTGCCGGATGGACCAAAAAGTTGACTGGCAAACCAACAATTACGGTTGGATCTGTTGGCCTTGACAATGAATTCATGAGTCTTTTCACCGAAGGAAAAGGAGCGAATAACGTCGGTATCGATGGACTGGTTCAACGGCTTGAGAATGAAGAATTTGACATGGTGGCAGTTGGATGTTCTCTACTGGTCGATCCTGCATGGGCTAAGAAAATTCGTGAAGGACGTATAGACGAATTGATTCCTTTTACTTCGGAAGCAACTAAAGTACTTATTTAA
- a CDS encoding PTS sugar transporter subunit IIC encodes MNKLIEWLKNDFSPKMNKVNNNVWVITLKDSVMQLLPFILLGSVFCLLTIPGDVYHIKNYPDFWVPFGWTMGMLSLLVSFLIPFNLMEKKKLRKQRFIAGCTSLVTFLIIVTPQVVKDGTVGFTHSSLGTGGMFVAIIAAMITGYIMGLFGKFSFFKEDSVIPDFVRSWFDSMLPIGVTIVLAWVLVDLVHIDIYNIILNIFMPLANVVETPWGFMLILFISCFLYSMGISSWILTPVTKPIFLAAIMANATAGAHNIVTAETIYSAYLWVGGVACTLPLAIMHLLSKSTKLKALGRACLVPSIFNINEPLVFGSIVWNPIMMMPMWINGLILPLIVWIGTKVIHFGPIPKVVFDMWYVPFPISTWITTGTITGIILMLIVVAVATMIWYPFFKAYEKQELEKELPQTTN; translated from the coding sequence ATGAACAAATTAATAGAATGGCTGAAAAACGACTTCTCTCCGAAAATGAATAAAGTCAATAACAATGTATGGGTAATCACACTTAAGGATTCTGTCATGCAACTATTGCCTTTTATTCTTTTAGGATCGGTATTTTGTCTTCTGACTATACCTGGAGATGTGTATCATATCAAAAACTACCCTGATTTTTGGGTTCCGTTCGGATGGACGATGGGCATGCTTTCGCTGTTGGTTTCTTTCCTGATTCCGTTTAATTTGATGGAAAAGAAGAAGTTAAGAAAACAGCGCTTTATTGCCGGATGTACAAGCCTGGTTACTTTTTTGATCATCGTAACTCCTCAAGTCGTAAAGGACGGTACGGTTGGTTTTACTCATAGTTCTTTGGGCACCGGAGGCATGTTCGTTGCCATCATCGCCGCTATGATTACCGGTTATATCATGGGGCTGTTCGGAAAATTCTCCTTTTTCAAAGAAGATTCCGTCATCCCGGACTTTGTCAGATCCTGGTTTGATTCCATGCTTCCCATTGGGGTGACTATCGTTCTGGCCTGGGTGTTGGTCGATCTCGTTCATATTGATATATACAACATCATTTTAAATATTTTTATGCCGTTGGCCAACGTGGTAGAGACACCTTGGGGATTCATGTTAATTCTGTTTATCAGCTGTTTCTTGTATTCCATGGGGATTTCCAGTTGGATTTTGACCCCTGTCACCAAGCCGATTTTTCTGGCGGCCATTATGGCAAACGCTACCGCGGGGGCGCATAATATCGTAACGGCCGAAACGATTTATTCGGCATACTTGTGGGTGGGTGGTGTGGCCTGTACATTGCCGCTGGCCATTATGCATCTGCTTTCTAAAAGCACCAAGCTAAAAGCGCTAGGACGCGCATGTTTGGTACCTTCTATCTTTAATATCAACGAGCCTTTAGTGTTTGGTTCAATCGTATGGAATCCCATTATGATGATGCCTATGTGGATCAATGGTTTAATTTTACCGTTGATCGTTTGGATCGGAACCAAAGTCATTCACTTTGGCCCCATCCCGAAAGTGGTTTTCGATATGTGGTACGTTCCTTTTCCGATTTCCACGTGGATTACAACGGGAACCATTACAGGCATTATCCTGATGTTAATCGTCGTCGCGGTAGCCACGATGATTTGGTATCCATTTTTCAAAGCCTACGAAAAACAAGAACTTGAAAAAGAATTGCCGCAAACCACCAATTAA